The following DNA comes from Occultella kanbiaonis.
GATCGGGCCGCCGTCGTCCCATCCTTGCCGTTCGTAGAACCGACGGGCGGCAACGTTCCCCGTCGCCACCACCAGCCAGGCCCGCTCGTGGCCCGCCGCGATCACGGCTTCCTCCGCCGCCTTGAGCAGCGCCGACCCGATGCCGCCGCCGCGCGCGGCGCGGTCCAGGTACAGCTGATCCACCTGGTCGCCGTCGATCATCGCGAATCCGAGGACCGCCTCGCCTCGCACCGCGACGATCGTGTCCGCGACCTGTTCGCGCGCGCGTTCGGCGAACGAGGCCGGGGTCCGAGCCGCGACCAGCGCGGCGGGGACATGACCGAGATGGGCATCGGCCCACCCCTGCCGCCAGATGCGAGCGATGTCGCCGGCGTCGGCCGGGACCGCCTGCCGCATCTCGACGTCCAGCGGCGCGTGTGATCGCTCGCCACCCGGCTCCCCCTGTCGTGGCGCCGTCATCGCCTGGCCTCTCCGCCGACTCGTGCAGTGACGTCGACACTAGCAACGGTGGAGCGCTGCGATGTCCCGGGTCCGTCTCACACCGTCGGGAATCCGTCCCGCCAGGACGGGTATCGAGGACGCCAGCCGGCTGCCCGCGCCCTGGCATTGGAGACGGCCCGGCGCCGTGGCGCCCCGTCGGGCAGCCCGGCGACCCTCGGCACCGGCGCGCCGAGCCCGGCCGCGTACACCGGGAGCCACACGGTCCCGGGTGCCGGCTCGTCGTCGACGATGTTGTACGTCCCGTCGGGCCAGTGGAGTGCCTGCACCGTGGCTGAGACCACGTCGTCGATGTGGACGAACGGCGTGATCGCCGGGGTGGCCGGTAGTTGCCCGGCGACCACCGCGACGCCGGTCCGGCCGCCGGGCGCGTACCAGGTCCCGGCGCCGTAGAACATGCCGTAGCGCAGGACCGTGGCACGTGGGAGCCGCTGGACCAGTGCTTCCAAGACCCCGACGGCGGAGCCCGGCTCGAGTGGGTCGTCCTCCGTTGCCGTGGTGTCGCCCGGGGCGTACGCGAACGCGATGCTCTGCGCGATCATGCGGCCCACCCCGGCGGCCTCGGCGGCGGCCACGAGGTTCGCCGTCCCGTCCCGGCGCAGGCGGGCGTTGGCGTCGGTGTCGTACTCGCCCAGGTCGGTCAGCTGGTGCATGACCAGATCCGGCGCGGCGGCGGCCACGGCGTCCGCCAGGCGCGGTGCGTCGAAGACGTCGACCACGACCCCGCGCGCGCCACGCTCACGCAGGACGTCGATCCCCTCCGCGCGTCGGGTCGTCGCGGTGACGTCATGACCCGCCGCGTGCAGGGCCGGGATCAGTCTGCTTCCGACCACACCGGTGCCGCCGGCGAGGAAGATGCGCACGAAGGGACCCTTTCATGAGGTCTGGTGGTACGTCGGCAACGATCCGAGCGCCGGCCCTCGACGACGCCCGGGGCTCAGGTCCGCGGTCGAGGAGTCAGCCGAACGCTCTGCCGCTCGATGGAGTACAGGTCCGGCTGCTCCCTCGCGAACACGTCGCCGAGGGCGTCGAAGCCGTGCGCCAGGCAGTGCGCGGCTTCCTCCTCCGTGACCGGCACCAACTGCAGCCAGGTGACGTGGACGTCGGCGTCGCTGTAGGACTCGAACGAGTTCCAGAGGAACGGCGGCACCGACATCAGGTGCGGGGTGCTCGCCTGGGGGTAGCAGTTGCCGATCGCGCTCCGGTACACGGTCCCCGGCCGCACTGCGTTCGGTTCGCCGATCTGGAACGCACACGCGGCCACCGCGTCGCCGAGGAGCGTCCATCGTGAGTCGACGCCCGCCACGAACTCGACACCGATCGGTCGCCCGTCCCGCGTCCGGTACCCGGACGGGAAGAAGCTCGCGGCCACGGTCGCCCAGGCCGTCACCCCCGTCTGTGGGCAGTCGGGTACCTCGACCATGCCGATCTTCTTGGCGCCGTCCCCGCTCGCGCGTGTCATGGGCGCGGGCACCGCGGTCACACCCAGTCCGGCAGCGACCCGTGACACGACGTCGTAGGAATCAATCATCTCGCCCCCGTGATCAGTTCCGGTGATGCAGTTCCACTACGTCCAGCAGTGGGCCCAG
Coding sequences within:
- a CDS encoding GNAT family N-acetyltransferase, producing MTAPRQGEPGGERSHAPLDVEMRQAVPADAGDIARIWRQGWADAHLGHVPAALVAARTPASFAERAREQVADTIVAVRGEAVLGFAMIDGDQVDQLYLDRAARGGGIGSALLKAAEEAVIAAGHERAWLVVATGNVAARRFYERQGWDDGGPIVHRAPVPGGSVAVDCHRFVSPGR
- a CDS encoding suppressor of fused domain protein, producing MTRASGDGAKKIGMVEVPDCPQTGVTAWATVAASFFPSGYRTRDGRPIGVEFVAGVDSRWTLLGDAVAACAFQIGEPNAVRPGTVYRSAIGNCYPQASTPHLMSVPPFLWNSFESYSDADVHVTWLQLVPVTEEEAAHCLAHGFDALGDVFAREQPDLYSIERQSVRLTPRPRT
- a CDS encoding NAD-dependent epimerase/dehydratase family protein; this translates as MRIFLAGGTGVVGSRLIPALHAAGHDVTATTRRAEGIDVLRERGARGVVVDVFDAPRLADAVAAAAPDLVMHQLTDLGEYDTDANARLRRDGTANLVAAAEAAGVGRMIAQSIAFAYAPGDTTATEDDPLEPGSAVGVLEALVQRLPRATVLRYGMFYGAGTWYAPGGRTGVAVVAGQLPATPAITPFVHIDDVVSATVQALHWPDGTYNIVDDEPAPGTVWLPVYAAGLGAPVPRVAGLPDGAPRRRAVSNARARAAGWRPRYPSWRDGFPTV